The Mangrovivirga cuniculi genomic sequence GATATAAAATTTCAGGAATACCATGAATACGTTCTTCGTCGACAGCAACTGTGATTTCCTGACCAAATTTAGAATAAAACTGTAAAGGTTCATCTCCAATATCAACAGCTGTACTGCGATAATCTGCCATTAAAAACCCTTTAGTTCTTCTGCCATACCCCCGGCTTAATGTGGCAACTTTCTCTTTTTCTTTAAATTTTGAAATTAAATATTCTACAGCTGGAGTTTTGCCGGTTCCACCGACTGACAAATTACCCACACCAATAGTTTTAACATCAAACCTGAAAGATCTCGAATATCCGATATCGAAAAGATGATTTCTAAGTTTAATTATCAATCCGTAAATTAGTGCAAATGGCCAGAGCAAATGCTTTAACATCATTGGGTATGGCAATTAAAATATTGTAGTTTTGAATTCAACTGCAAAGTATTTACAATATGACGAAAATAAAAGATGTCATCAACTATTTAGAAACCTGGGCCCCACCTTCACTTCAGGAAGGCTATGATAACAGCAGGCTAATTGTTGGTAATCCTTCAGATGAAATAAGTAATGTTCTGATCACATTAGATTGTGTTGAAGAGGTAGTTGAAGAAGCAATAGAAAAAGGTGCAAATCTAATTATTGCCCATCATCCGATTGTTTTTAAAGGACTGAAAAGCCTTACCGGTAAAAACTACGTGGAAAGAACTGTTATAAAAGCTATCAAAAATGATATTGCTATTTATGCGATTCATACTAACCTCGATAACGTTGTGACCGGTGTTAATGCGAAATTAGCAGAAAAAATAGGGTTAAGTAATTTAAAAATCCTTCAGCCTAAAAATAACAACTTACAAAAGCTGGTAGTTTTTGTTCCCGAGTCTCATGCTGAAAAGGTATTAACCGCGATGGGTGAAGCAGGAGCCGGACAAATCGGTGATTATAAAAATTGCAGCTTTTCTGTAAAGGGAACAGGAAGCTTCCAACCTACTGACAATGCCAATCCTTACATTGGGGAATCTGGCAAATTAGAGAAAGTAGAAGAAAAAAGAATAGAAGTTCTTGTCCCCAGGCATTTAAGTGGAAATATTCTTAATGCTGCGAAAAATGCTCATCCTTACGAAGAAATGGCATACTACTTAAATGACCTTTCAAATGT encodes the following:
- a CDS encoding Nif3-like dinuclear metal center hexameric protein — protein: MTKIKDVINYLETWAPPSLQEGYDNSRLIVGNPSDEISNVLITLDCVEEVVEEAIEKGANLIIAHHPIVFKGLKSLTGKNYVERTVIKAIKNDIAIYAIHTNLDNVVTGVNAKLAEKIGLSNLKILQPKNNNLQKLVVFVPESHAEKVLTAMGEAGAGQIGDYKNCSFSVKGTGSFQPTDNANPYIGESGKLEKVEEKRIEVLVPRHLSGNILNAAKNAHPYEEMAYYLNDLSNVNQETGSGMIGTLEEEMDSKEFLLLLKEKLNLKTIRHTNLVNKKVRKIGLCGGAGSFLLSRAKSSGCDIYITGDFKYHEFFDAEDKIIIADIGHYESEVFTKELIKEKLYKKFTNIAFNLSEFNSNPVNYL